Proteins co-encoded in one Gracilimonas sp. genomic window:
- a CDS encoding alpha/beta fold hydrolase, with protein sequence MKYKKSLISVSAVLLLSYIGICGYFYLIQNTIIFRPSQSDISDTYSYNFPFEERWFEPEEGVRIHAIHAFADSDSAGGLVIYHHGNRGNNRTNPAKFELFLNAGYDVLYPDYREYGKSSGELWNEEDLVGDMAYVFDQMEQEYNEENIIVMGYSLGAGVAAQVAAANDPKMLIMWTPFYSMIDMKDAQFAFLPDFLVRFPLRTDLALQKIEEPVYIFYAGEDQVLPLERSLRLTEHLKERDKYFVLENQGHGWIYRNQELLRVMEEILNR encoded by the coding sequence TTGAAGTATAAAAAGTCTCTCATTTCTGTATCTGCTGTATTGCTGCTTAGCTATATAGGCATCTGCGGCTACTTCTACCTGATTCAAAACACTATCATCTTCAGGCCTTCCCAATCTGATATCAGCGACACCTATTCGTATAATTTCCCCTTCGAGGAGCGCTGGTTTGAGCCGGAAGAAGGGGTTCGGATTCACGCCATTCACGCTTTTGCGGATTCGGATTCAGCAGGCGGACTGGTGATTTACCATCACGGAAACCGTGGAAACAACAGAACCAACCCGGCAAAGTTTGAGCTGTTCCTGAATGCCGGCTACGATGTATTGTACCCGGATTACCGCGAATATGGAAAAAGCTCCGGAGAGCTCTGGAATGAAGAAGACCTGGTGGGGGATATGGCTTACGTTTTTGACCAGATGGAGCAGGAGTATAACGAGGAAAACATCATTGTGATGGGCTACTCACTGGGAGCGGGAGTAGCAGCACAAGTGGCTGCTGCTAACGACCCCAAGATGCTGATTATGTGGACGCCATTTTACAGCATGATTGATATGAAGGATGCTCAATTCGCCTTTCTGCCCGACTTTCTGGTACGATTTCCACTACGAACCGATTTGGCCTTGCAAAAAATTGAAGAGCCGGTCTACATCTTTTATGCGGGGGAGGATCAGGTTTTACCTTTAGAAAGGTCTCTCAGGCTTACTGAACATCTAAAAGAAAGAGATAAATATTTTGTGTTGGAAAACCAGGGGCACGGATGGATTTATCGGAATCAGGAACTGCTACGGGTGATGGAGGAGATACTGAATCGGTAG
- a CDS encoding transglycosylase domain-containing protein, producing the protein MAAIDKALEERERSGRVRGASTITQQVAKNLFLSPAQTYLRKAVEAGIAILIELFWAKDRILEVYLNIAEFGPGMFGVEKASQFYYGRSASQLTPKQSARMATVLPSPKRIEPEPASDYVVQRSQWILRNMQQLSGIRYLPKPKPDSMDTLKPKPVFLDSVDMKAIQDSLGTYLDSILMEIQLDSVNN; encoded by the coding sequence ATGGCCGCTATCGATAAAGCGCTGGAAGAGAGAGAACGAAGCGGAAGGGTGCGTGGAGCCAGTACCATCACTCAGCAGGTGGCAAAGAACTTGTTTTTGTCTCCGGCTCAAACTTACCTCAGAAAAGCGGTGGAAGCCGGCATTGCGATACTGATCGAACTTTTCTGGGCCAAAGACCGCATCCTGGAAGTCTATCTGAATATCGCTGAATTTGGTCCGGGTATGTTTGGAGTTGAAAAGGCATCCCAATTCTACTACGGCAGATCGGCATCCCAACTCACCCCAAAGCAATCGGCCCGGATGGCGACCGTGTTGCCAAGCCCAAAGCGTATTGAACCGGAGCCCGCTTCAGATTATGTAGTTCAGCGAAGTCAGTGGATACTCAGAAACATGCAACAGCTGAGCGGGATTCGATACCTGCCTAAGCCAAAGCCTGACTCTATGGACACCCTGAAACCGAAACCCGTTTTCCTGGATTCGGTGGACATGAAAGCCATTCAGGATTCGCTGGGAACCTATCTCGATTCCATACTGATGGAAATACAGCTCGACTCTGTAAATAATTGA
- the ppk2 gene encoding polyphosphate kinase 2, which yields MYNNNGKLKSEVYESELASLQAELVKLQYWIKEKGLKVCVIFEGRDAAGKGGVIKRIIEPLNPRTVRIVALQKPTEKERNQWYFQRYIDQLPTAGEMVLFDRSWYNRAGVEKVMGFCTDEEYKEFLRTCPQFEDMIKRSGIILIKYWFSISDREQKKRFIARNQDPMKRWKLSPMDIEARRRWVDYSRAKDKMFKHTDTENSPWYVVNADIKRHARLNCISHLLNQIDYEDLTPEPIEFPKISKHPEYERPPISEMNWVPAKFGENPADDERS from the coding sequence ATGTATAACAATAATGGAAAGCTGAAATCTGAAGTTTATGAATCAGAATTAGCTTCACTGCAAGCTGAACTGGTAAAATTACAGTACTGGATCAAAGAAAAAGGGTTAAAAGTTTGTGTGATTTTTGAAGGGAGAGATGCTGCCGGCAAAGGAGGGGTGATAAAACGAATTATAGAGCCTTTAAATCCCAGGACGGTGCGCATAGTTGCCCTTCAGAAACCCACCGAGAAAGAGCGAAATCAGTGGTATTTTCAGCGGTATATCGATCAGCTTCCTACAGCAGGAGAAATGGTATTGTTTGATCGCAGCTGGTACAATCGGGCCGGGGTTGAGAAGGTGATGGGTTTTTGCACGGATGAAGAGTACAAGGAATTCCTGCGCACCTGCCCCCAGTTCGAAGATATGATTAAGCGCTCGGGGATTATTCTCATCAAATACTGGTTTTCAATCAGCGATAGAGAACAAAAGAAGCGGTTTATCGCCCGAAACCAAGATCCTATGAAAAGATGGAAGCTAAGTCCTATGGATATCGAAGCAAGAAGGCGCTGGGTGGACTATTCCCGGGCTAAGGACAAAATGTTCAAGCATACAGATACGGAAAACTCACCCTGGTACGTAGTAAATGCAGATATTAAACGACATGCCCGCCTGAACTGCATTTCGCATTTACTGAATCAGATTGATTATGAGGATTTAACTCCGGAGCCGATTGAATTTCCAAAGATAAGCAAGCATCCTGAATACGAACGCCCGCCCATTTCAGAGATGAACTGGGTACCCGCGAAGTTTGGGGAAAACCCGGCAGATGATGAGAGGAGCTAA
- a CDS encoding pseudouridine synthase translates to MKTTKTSPNIPIIFEDNHLLVIDKPAGVLSQEDHTGDPDVLNLCKAYIKKEYNKPGNVYLGLVHRLDRPVSGVMVLAKTSKAASRLSYQIRKRTMKKTYWALVHGMAPVYGEHVHFLDKDKRTNTVKAYKSPKGKAKESRLKFITIKQNANFSVVEVDLITGRPHQIRVQFAKEGTPLWGDHKYGNPEESHGKDIALRAVKLELEHPTQKEIMTFKAPKPTGQPWNKFEY, encoded by the coding sequence ATGAAAACGACCAAAACCTCCCCTAACATCCCGATTATTTTTGAAGACAATCACTTGCTTGTGATTGATAAACCGGCCGGTGTTCTTTCTCAGGAAGACCATACAGGCGACCCGGATGTTTTGAATCTCTGTAAGGCATACATCAAAAAAGAATACAACAAACCGGGAAATGTATATCTGGGGCTGGTTCACCGGCTCGACCGTCCGGTTAGCGGAGTGATGGTGCTTGCAAAAACATCAAAAGCGGCTTCCCGTCTCTCCTATCAAATCAGGAAGCGAACCATGAAGAAAACCTACTGGGCCCTGGTCCACGGTATGGCACCTGTTTACGGAGAGCATGTTCACTTTTTGGACAAAGACAAGCGCACCAATACCGTGAAAGCCTACAAGTCACCCAAAGGCAAGGCCAAAGAGTCGAGACTGAAATTCATCACCATAAAACAAAACGCCAATTTCAGTGTGGTTGAAGTTGATTTAATTACCGGCCGGCCTCATCAAATTCGTGTTCAGTTTGCCAAGGAAGGAACACCGCTGTGGGGAGATCATAAATATGGAAATCCGGAAGAAAGCCATGGCAAAGACATTGCACTCAGGGCCGTTAAGCTGGAACTGGAGCATCCTACCCAAAAAGAAATTATGACCTTTAAAGCTCCCAAGCCTACCGGCCAGCCCTGGAATAAATTCGAATATTAA
- the rmuC gene encoding DNA recombination protein RmuC: MDYILAIAGIIIGGIAGFAIAHFKSKSESSRLEERNQNLDEQLSETEEKWEREVQEFETKLNNLQHEKDAELTEERNRANELDKQLAERNADYRNLQERLNEQKEELAQMQEQLTTQFENLANKILEEKSEKFTKQNKEQIDQLLNPLGEKLESFKKKVEETYNEENRQRATLKEQIKQMAELNKTMSEDAKSLTKALKGDSKAQGNWGEVILQRILEKSGLRKGEEYFAEQSVTMEDGRRLRPDVVVRLPEEKYLVIDSKVSLTGYERFSSTEDEKEQEKALKEHVNSIRAHIKGLSDKNYQHIHEDKSPDFVLLFIPIEPAFALALQHDSNMYYEAFEKNIVIVSPSTLLATLATIESIWKREKQSMNAREIASRGGELLDKFTLFVESFEKIGERIGQAQKSYDKALGRLSEGRGSLIRQAEMLKELGAENSKKLPSHLNKDD; encoded by the coding sequence ATGGATTACATCTTAGCCATAGCAGGAATCATCATTGGGGGAATTGCGGGGTTTGCCATAGCGCATTTTAAATCAAAATCAGAAAGTTCGCGGCTGGAAGAACGCAATCAGAATCTGGATGAACAACTTTCGGAGACGGAAGAAAAATGGGAGCGTGAGGTTCAGGAATTTGAAACTAAGCTCAATAACCTTCAGCATGAAAAAGATGCTGAGCTTACCGAAGAACGAAACCGGGCTAATGAACTTGATAAACAGCTGGCCGAACGAAATGCGGATTATCGCAATCTTCAGGAGCGACTGAACGAGCAAAAAGAAGAGCTGGCCCAGATGCAGGAACAGCTGACTACTCAGTTTGAGAACCTGGCTAATAAAATCCTGGAAGAAAAATCAGAGAAATTCACCAAACAAAACAAAGAACAGATAGATCAGCTACTGAATCCGCTGGGGGAGAAGCTGGAGTCTTTTAAGAAGAAAGTGGAAGAGACATACAACGAGGAAAATCGTCAGCGCGCTACCCTTAAAGAGCAGATTAAACAGATGGCTGAACTCAACAAAACCATGAGTGAAGATGCCAAAAGCCTGACAAAAGCCCTGAAAGGAGATTCCAAAGCTCAGGGTAATTGGGGGGAGGTAATCTTGCAGCGTATCCTCGAAAAGTCTGGTTTGCGAAAAGGGGAAGAGTATTTTGCGGAGCAAAGTGTGACCATGGAAGATGGCAGAAGGCTGCGCCCGGATGTGGTGGTGCGCTTACCGGAGGAGAAATACTTAGTTATTGATTCCAAAGTATCCCTGACGGGCTATGAGCGCTTTAGTTCAACCGAGGATGAAAAGGAACAGGAAAAAGCCTTGAAGGAACACGTCAATTCCATTCGTGCTCACATCAAAGGGTTAAGTGATAAAAATTATCAGCACATTCACGAGGATAAGAGCCCGGATTTTGTGTTGCTGTTTATTCCTATTGAACCGGCATTTGCTCTTGCCCTGCAGCATGACTCTAACATGTATTATGAGGCTTTTGAAAAGAACATTGTGATCGTGAGTCCGTCCACTTTACTGGCTACACTTGCTACCATAGAAAGCATCTGGAAGCGCGAGAAGCAAAGCATGAACGCCCGCGAAATCGCAAGCCGGGGAGGAGAGTTGTTGGATAAATTCACCTTGTTTGTGGAGAGTTTCGAGAAAATCGGAGAACGAATCGGTCAGGCCCAAAAAAGCTACGACAAAGCACTGGGCCGCTTAAGTGAAGGCCGGGGAAGTCTAATTCGACAAGCCGAAATGCTTAAAGAGCTGGGGGCAGAAAACTCCAAAAAACTACCTTCTCATTTAAACAAGGACGATTAA
- a CDS encoding hemolysin family protein → MELTIRLLSGVILLLLNAFFVATEFALTRLRQYKQDNLEESSGLNRAWEMTKTLEIYLTSCQIGITTTSILLGVIAEPAVTQLIELFFTAESIGSISTHTISIILSVVFINFVHTIWGEQAPTYLGVERAKSVARYCAAPLYWWTYVIYPFLLLGDRITKATLRLFNIEMERSWLQQESSSTEDIRAEMVELLKSGDMDEERREEIINTLDIEQIPVKDIMIPRDDVVTMSTEKTFRENLATLNRNMHTRYPLVGNSIDDFIGILYTPQITANAEALLEGSKELDDFDWPRMVIGKDLPVSKLIDRFQEEHQELALVTEEEGKIIGLVTLTDALETIIGSAEDPLDLLE, encoded by the coding sequence ATGGAGCTTACCATTCGCTTACTTAGCGGCGTCATCCTGCTGTTGCTCAACGCGTTTTTTGTAGCTACCGAATTTGCCCTCACCCGACTCAGGCAGTATAAGCAGGACAATCTTGAAGAAAGTTCGGGGTTGAACCGGGCCTGGGAAATGACCAAGACGCTGGAAATCTACCTCACCTCCTGCCAGATTGGGATCACCACTACCAGTATACTTTTGGGTGTTATAGCGGAGCCTGCTGTAACTCAACTCATCGAACTGTTCTTTACGGCTGAAAGCATCGGCAGTATTTCTACCCACACCATTTCCATTATTCTGTCGGTGGTGTTTATAAACTTCGTGCATACTATTTGGGGAGAACAGGCGCCCACTTATCTCGGGGTTGAACGAGCCAAGTCGGTTGCCCGGTACTGTGCGGCTCCTCTCTATTGGTGGACGTATGTCATTTATCCTTTTCTGCTTTTAGGAGATCGCATCACCAAGGCTACCCTCCGGCTGTTCAACATTGAAATGGAGCGAAGTTGGCTGCAGCAGGAATCGTCTTCCACCGAAGACATCCGTGCCGAGATGGTAGAGCTGCTGAAAAGCGGTGACATGGATGAGGAGCGCCGGGAGGAAATCATCAACACTCTGGATATCGAGCAAATACCCGTAAAAGACATCATGATCCCCAGAGATGATGTAGTGACCATGAGTACGGAGAAAACATTCCGGGAAAATTTAGCCACCCTGAACCGGAATATGCACACCCGTTATCCGCTGGTGGGTAATTCCATAGATGACTTCATCGGTATTTTATACACGCCGCAAATTACCGCAAATGCAGAAGCACTTTTGGAGGGCAGCAAAGAGCTGGATGATTTCGACTGGCCTCGCATGGTGATTGGAAAAGACCTGCCGGTAAGTAAGCTCATCGATCGCTTTCAGGAAGAGCACCAGGAACTGGCGCTGGTTACAGAAGAAGAAGGTAAAATTATTGGGCTGGTTACCCTAACCGATGCCCTTGAAACCATTATCGGCAGCGCCGAAGACCCTCTGGATTTATTGGAATAA
- a CDS encoding histidine kinase dimerization/phosphoacceptor domain -containing protein: MSHFSPEALRLNVLHSYDILDTPETKEFDNLVTLAAQICEVPIAKINFIDDKRTWSKANYGNDLKESPREFHFCNTTIRKEEFMIVEDASVDDRFSHFDFVANDPKLRFYAGVNIRRDQQNLGTICVLGQEPKQLSEDQLNALRTLASEIEARLELHKKNRELETTAAFLEASVDLLLVLDPDTLLVEKANRNGSNLLSELSGQDFFKPLDELFPDSALISELRHWIKNGSNGFESETSLKTAAGEVFLELNGIRKEDKLLITAKDITRRKQAERELRKEKLFSEKIIQSLPLNFFMFDENQNLIKWSRNHATHGYSDEEYAERTPLDFFEGDDQQSIREYIEQVFAGDKSQGSIEADLIQKDGSKKPFLFNAVRFEQGDKKYLIGTSQSIEAQRRYQEKLEGLLAEKEVLLAEVHHRVKNNLAVISGFLQMQEFVSEDESVKSALLTNHMRVKSMALIHEDLYNVSNFNGIRFDHYLAQLLEFIEDKRNPKNKFIKLKKSIGRVEMNVNQAVPLALIVNELVSNAYEFAFEGRESGTITVDLKAENDTVSLSVKDNGIGLPEGFELENSPTLGTTLVLSYSEQINSKIDINTGKEGTEYRLMFNHLKNQKGSTANVLV, encoded by the coding sequence ATGTCGCACTTTTCTCCTGAAGCCCTTCGGCTTAACGTACTTCATTCTTATGACATCCTGGATACCCCAGAGACAAAAGAATTTGATAACCTGGTGACATTGGCGGCTCAGATTTGTGAAGTACCTATTGCTAAAATCAACTTTATTGATGATAAACGCACATGGTCTAAGGCAAACTACGGTAATGATTTAAAGGAATCTCCCAGAGAATTTCACTTCTGTAATACTACCATACGGAAGGAAGAGTTTATGATAGTTGAGGATGCATCTGTTGATGACCGTTTCAGTCATTTTGATTTTGTTGCAAACGATCCGAAACTACGATTTTACGCTGGGGTGAACATCCGGAGGGACCAACAAAACCTGGGTACTATTTGTGTACTGGGGCAGGAACCCAAGCAGCTTTCGGAGGACCAACTCAATGCGTTGCGAACCTTGGCAAGTGAAATTGAAGCGCGCCTGGAACTCCATAAAAAGAACCGGGAGCTGGAAACCACGGCAGCTTTTCTGGAAGCATCGGTAGATTTGCTGCTGGTGCTCGATCCGGATACACTTCTGGTAGAAAAGGCAAACAGGAACGGGAGTAATCTGCTTTCTGAGCTAAGCGGGCAAGATTTCTTCAAACCTCTTGACGAGTTGTTCCCCGATTCAGCGTTAATTTCAGAGCTGAGGCACTGGATCAAAAACGGCAGCAATGGCTTTGAATCTGAAACTTCTTTGAAAACGGCTGCCGGAGAAGTTTTTCTGGAACTGAATGGAATTCGTAAAGAAGATAAACTGCTGATTACGGCAAAAGATATAACCCGGCGTAAGCAAGCGGAGAGAGAACTTCGAAAAGAGAAATTGTTTAGTGAAAAGATTATACAATCTCTTCCGCTTAACTTTTTTATGTTTGATGAAAATCAGAATCTCATCAAATGGAGCCGTAATCATGCTACTCACGGGTATTCTGACGAGGAATATGCAGAACGAACGCCCTTGGACTTTTTTGAAGGGGATGATCAGCAATCAATTAGAGAATACATAGAGCAGGTTTTTGCGGGTGATAAATCACAGGGGAGTATCGAAGCTGACCTGATTCAAAAAGATGGTAGCAAGAAACCGTTTCTGTTTAATGCGGTTCGTTTTGAACAGGGAGATAAGAAGTATTTGATAGGCACCAGTCAAAGTATAGAAGCGCAACGAAGGTATCAGGAGAAACTGGAAGGGTTATTGGCGGAAAAAGAAGTGCTTTTGGCCGAGGTCCACCACAGGGTTAAGAATAACCTGGCCGTGATATCGGGCTTCCTGCAAATGCAGGAATTTGTGAGTGAGGACGAGTCGGTAAAATCCGCTCTGTTGACCAATCACATGCGGGTTAAATCTATGGCTCTGATTCATGAAGACCTGTACAACGTAAGCAATTTCAACGGTATTCGATTCGATCATTACCTGGCTCAGCTGTTAGAGTTCATTGAGGATAAGAGAAACCCAAAGAATAAATTTATCAAGCTGAAGAAATCAATTGGCCGGGTTGAAATGAATGTAAATCAGGCTGTGCCGCTGGCCTTGATTGTGAATGAACTGGTATCCAATGCCTACGAGTTTGCTTTCGAAGGCCGGGAAAGCGGAACCATTACCGTTGACCTGAAAGCCGAAAATGATACCGTATCCCTTTCAGTAAAAGATAACGGAATCGGTTTACCGGAAGGTTTTGAGCTGGAAAACAGTCCTACGCTGGGTACTACATTGGTACTTTCCTATTCAGAGCAGATTAATTCGAAAATTGATATCAATACTGGAAAAGAGGGAACGGAATACCGGCTTATGTTCAATCACCTGAAAAATCAAAAAGGATCTACGGCGAACGTGCTGGTTTAA